From the genome of Labrus mixtus chromosome 17, fLabMix1.1, whole genome shotgun sequence:
CAGGCTCGGACCAGAAGTCAAAGTTGAATTGCCATCCAAATGCAATCCTGGAACCCATCAGCGACAAGGCGACCATTTTTGGAAAGATGGCTAACTATACTTGGTAATTCTAGTGTAGCCAGCATTTAGGGATAAATGAGTTGCAGCCAAGATTCCCTTTGACTTTGTTTACAGTCCAGTTTGCAACATGAAAAGTGACTGTGTGAAAACAGatcaaaagagaaacacactcGCCCCTTCAGATATGCCTGTAATAGAGATAACACTGTCAAAATACCGCCACTGATAACCGGGACGTCATTACGGTGGATTGCATTGTGCCTGCTTTTGCTCTCTATAtggactgttttcctgcataTGTAAGAGCTGAATGATGGTCAAAACTACTCTGACCCTAACACAGGTTGAAACCAGAACACTTAACATACCAGAATCAAGTCCCCTAATCTGTATACAGATTAAACTACCGTTTTAATGTAGAGATTAGATTTAGTTCCTTCTTAACACTTACCAAAGCAAGAGACCTGTTACTGGTGGGTTATTTTTCATGGGTCATTTTTCTCTGAGgtcacagagcagcaggagacGCCTCCACCTGTAACAGGATCCTCCGGtcatcttgttgctgatggtagAAAACTGCAGTCGCTCATTTGAGCTGCAGACCAGGCAGGTCTCAACCGGCCTTTAGTACCATTACTACAACAAGCACTCTGAGTTTAAACTTCAAGGACCCATTGTGGGAATTATATGAGGTACTAATGAGTAAAATGTGTATGGAGCAAGTAAGTCCTTATCAAATCCATCATACTCACCCGTTTCCTATTCTAAATCAGTCCTGATGATGATAGATGGAGTTTCCACTTCCTCACTTGAACCTTGTTCTGTTTGAGCTACTTCCACCTGTTCAGACTTTTGTTCCCCGTCAGTTTGAAGAAGTTGCTCCATCGCTTTTCAGATCCTTCGCCCGCCCTGTGTCCTTCATGTTGCATTTAGCTGCTTACCTCAAGTTATGAGaagaatattaaatatatttttaataaatcagCAATTTATGAAGTGTAACTCCAGCACTGTCAACAATGTCTATATTTGAACCCTTTTCCTGCTTTCCTCCAAACTGAAAcagttaaaggttttttttgttgtcttggaAAGTCTCTTTAGATATGATCGCCTCATCGTCCCCAGCATAGACACACTCCTGAATATAATCAACATATAGGTTTATGTCCCAACCATCCCTTTGAAACGATTCAGCTTCGTCTTGATTAATCAAGGTTTTTCCTAAAAGTTTCCCAGTAGATATAACAGTCAATTTTGCATCAGCTTCACTTTGAAAACGGTGCCTGCACTCACAGCAAATAGGCTAAGAGGTCttgcaagttaaaaaaaacataaatttccctaatgtttgtgtctgaaaCAATGATGTCTTGTTTATTCATGGATGACAGTTTGAACTGTATTTAAAGTGAAGTAGGAGTTTTTTTCAATTCTCTTCAAAGCAGTAAATATTCTGTAGCTTCCTAGTAACACCATCTAGTGGACATATAAGGAGCTGCCGGTGATTACACTTGGCTCTGACTGCACCTCTTACTGTACTTCCTCATACTGATTCATAAAACCTTGCTTGTAGTGAAGGACATACCTTGATGTCATCCATCTGTCTTCGTAAATCATTTCTCTGAGATTTTGTGGAACAGCTTCCAAAAATGCAATCTGCAATGCTGCAGGAAATGAATAACTAACAGGTAAAACAggtcatttaaaatgaatagaaaATACTCAATATTTGCACCATGTTCAAAAGGCTTTAACCACTATGTTACAAACTGTTGATCTCAAGTTTTAGTTATGACTTACAAAGGTCaaattttgtatgttttaaaatatttctgtccttacattgttttatttcacacattttcagatatgtttgttttgtgttaagTGCAAAAATGTACACAGCAAATGGTGATGTTTTTTaatcctttaataaaaaaaaccagtGAGAGAATACATTCACCAGAATGCACATGCTTTCTATCTTGTCTTGTGGCCGTTCATCGGTGGGTACGGTGGAATGAGGAATTTCCAAGAATCATTCCAACCTTTGAGGGACTTCACAGGTGTTTTCAAACTACCAGGTTTTACCAAAAACTTCCAAGATTCTGCCCACTCTTCAAGCATCTTGTCATTGTTTTCATCCGTCATTTTAGGCGTGTTCTTTGAAGCGGGTCCTCTCTTGGGTCGCGGTTGGGTTTTACCTAACAGGTGACATCCGGCCCACTTCTTGTCTCCTTGCTTCTCCTTCTCAATGTTGGAATACAAATGCTTCCTTGTGCTGATATGTTTGGTTACAATCACCATAGGGTCAACAGTTACCTTagactttgttttgtctttgctcTGAGCACTGGCACCCTGAAGGAACCTATGAGAAGGTCCCCACTGACTGAAGTTTGCAGGGTTGTTGCTGAACTTGgggttgattttgttttgagtGTTCATTTCTCTAAACCACATAACCGTATAACAAGAGGTGTTGGGAGAGGACTCCACCCAGGGTTGCTCCACTTGGGGCATGGGGTTGGCAATCCTGAAAGACCTTCCCCATTTTGACCCATGGCCATTTGTGGTGCCGTGGGGCTGCTGAATATTGCTGCTCATGGTTTTCTCAGTTGCACCTGAAGATCCAGAGATACTTGGTGTTTGGCTCAGAAGTGGACCCGCTTTCCATGAAGCATTCCACTCTTTCTCTGGATATTGTTCCCTGAACAGCTTGGTGTCAAAAGATCGGCTCATTTTTCCTCGGGCTCTCTGCATGGACATCCAATCTCTCTGGGGTTGGATCTCCATTAATGCATCCAGGCGGTTCTCCCTGGGCACCTGCTCAGTCCAACGGTCTGTGTGGAATACAGACCACTGCCACGAATCCCTCCATTGAGTTAAAGAGGGCCTGTCTTGGCGGAACTGAGTTTCTGAGACCATCCAAGCCTCCTGCCAGTCAGAAACTGACCTTCTGTACCTTCTCTGATTCCATGAGTTGTCGGGATTGTGGGAAGACACACTTGAACTTCCTTGGCTTGTTTGTGGCCTGACTTCACCAGGTTGTGATTGGCGTTGGCGCCTTGAGAACCTCCAAGATTGTTCCCACGTTCGCTCTGAAGTTGGGCCGTTCTTCGGGAGTTCTACAGGGGCAAAGTGGTTCAACTCTCTTGCACGATCTACTCTGACTTGGGGCGCTGTGGTCCAACCCTGTTGCCAAGCTTCAGGCTCCTGACGCAGGGGCTGGCAGGTGAATTTCCATGAGTTTGTCCACTCTGAGGCAGCAGGCGTATTGTCCTCTCCcctctcagctcctctgaaAGGACTGGAAGGATCAGGCCTGTATCTTCTTCTCTCCATCCTCATTCTGTGTTTCACTGACTTCCAGGAGTCCTTCCATTCTGAGGTGGACGAGTCATTTCCCAGGTGTTTCAAACAAAGCAGCTGAGATTGGGAAAACTCTCTCCTTGGGTGATAAATCGTGCTATGTTTCAGTTGCTCATAACGTGGGTCAACGTTCCCTGATGTTGAAGAATTCCCCTTTGTCTTACTCTCCACCTTCTGAGCCTCCGAAGTAGTTACCTGTGAGAGCTTCAGCACTTTTTCTAATTCTTCACATggctttgagttgttttttgtcACCTGCCATGACTTGGTCCATTCAGCGAGTGCCTCAAATTCCTCCCAGAGCTGCATGTTAAGATTTTTGTTCTTCTGCTCATGAGGCACAACGATGACTTTGTGGTGGTTTGACTCTCTCTGCTGGTCGTTATGATCATAGGTATCACCTTGTTTTGTAGAGGAATTCTTGTGGTTGTTGAAGACTGTCATGGCTGCTCTCCAAGAATCAACCCAAGCTGAACTGAGTGATTTTGTATTTTGGGGCGTCTTGACGTTGTTGCGGCCAAGATGGTTGGCAAGCTTCCAATTCTCCAACATGGAGCTCATTTCATTATTGTTATTCTGCTTTGACTTATTCGTTAGACCATTATTTGGAGCAGTGAAGTTATCCTGCTGAGTTCCTGGCTTGGTGGACATCCATGACTCGTTCCACTCTGATGAACACAATTCTTCGTTGTATTGCTGAGTCTCCTCCAACAAGTTGAACAATCCAGATTTGGCTAAATTCTCTCCATCCTCGGACGATGTATCCTTATTGGTTTTGTCAGATTTTCTCCAGGAGACCTGCCACTCCTCAGCGGGAAGACTCAAGTCTAGTTCTTGAGATTCCACCATCCTTGTCTCAAGTTTCTCCCAGAAATGGAGGATGTTAGGATCCATCATGTTGGGCCCATTCTTCCAAGGCATCCCTGCTTTGGTGTAAGGCTGCTGGGTAGCAAACATCCAGCAGTGGCCCCAATCTGATCTAGCTTCAGTGCCTTCTGCTGGTAGTGGCAAGGCCTTGTTGTACTTCCATGACTTCCCCCACACCATAGAAGAGGGTTGAGTTTGGTTGATGAACAAGAGCATCTGGAGCTTCATAAGGCCCTTTTCTGGCAGCTTTTTGGTGGTACTTGGAGTGGAGAGGCCTCTGCTCTGAACTCCTGGTCTTCCAAGTGGACCTGAACCTACCCCACgtggaacaggaggaggagcctgaGCTTTCTTGGTCTTCCAGACATTGTCCTCATCTACCTTATCCTCAACCGGTTTAGGTTTCCTCTCTGGCCTTTTGTAGTTTCCTTGTCTTGCAGCCAATCGATTTGCCCAATCTTTGTTgattctgttaaaaaatgtacaaaaaaaaggtttcaaagCTCTCAGAAACTTAAAGCAAGTACAAAAACAACTGACATGGGTTGACAAGCACTCTCAAAAGCTGGGGGAGAAAAAGTTAAATTCAAAGGGTGATTTAATTCTTGCATTAAATGgcacacatttttaacatttcttaaaATTAGGATTACAGAATCCAGTTTTGACTGAAGGAGAAATGATGTGACAATCTCAGATCTTATTACTGATCGGAGTATGGTTGCATTACATGCTAAAAACCGCATGCTAAATGCA
Proteins encoded in this window:
- the LOC132992362 gene encoding uncharacterized protein LOC132992362, with product MSNERNVEAVGCDASIMRNVWEIREREYDQKMQTEQERIGKSALITINKDWANRLAARQGNYKRPERKPKPVEDKVDEDNVWKTKKAQAPPPVPRGVGSGPLGRPGVQSRGLSTPSTTKKLPEKGLMKLQMLLFINQTQPSSMVWGKSWKYNKALPLPAEGTEARSDWGHCWMFATQQPYTKAGMPWKNGPNMMDPNILHFWEKLETRMVESQELDLSLPAEEWQVSWRKSDKTNKDTSSEDGENLAKSGLFNLLEETQQYNEELCSSEWNESWMSTKPGTQQDNFTAPNNGLTNKSKQNNNNEMSSMLENWKLANHLGRNNVKTPQNTKSLSSAWVDSWRAAMTVFNNHKNSSTKQGDTYDHNDQQRESNHHKVIVVPHEQKNKNLNMQLWEEFEALAEWTKSWQVTKNNSKPCEELEKVLKLSQVTTSEAQKVESKTKGNSSTSGNVDPRYEQLKHSTIYHPRREFSQSQLLCLKHLGNDSSTSEWKDSWKSVKHRMRMERRRYRPDPSSPFRGAERGEDNTPAASEWTNSWKFTCQPLRQEPEAWQQGWTTAPQVRVDRARELNHFAPVELPKNGPTSERTWEQSWRFSRRQRQSQPGEVRPQTSQGSSSVSSHNPDNSWNQRRYRRSVSDWQEAWMVSETQFRQDRPSLTQWRDSWQWSVFHTDRWTEQVPRENRLDALMEIQPQRDWMSMQRARGKMSRSFDTKLFREQYPEKEWNASWKAGPLLSQTPSISGSSGATEKTMSSNIQQPHGTTNGHGSKWGRSFRIANPMPQVEQPWVESSPNTSCYTVMWFREMNTQNKINPKFSNNPANFSQWGPSHRFLQGASAQSKDKTKSKVTVDPMVIVTKHISTRKHLYSNIEKEKQGDKKWAGCHLLGKTQPRPKRGPASKNTPKMTDENNDKMLEEWAESWKFLVKPGSLKTPVKSLKGWNDSWKFLIPPYPPMNGHKTR